In Herbaspirillum seropedicae, a single window of DNA contains:
- a CDS encoding thiamine pyrophosphate-binding protein: MPATVADILIDTLYEIGVRQIFGVVGDALNPLTDAIRRDKRIEWIGVRHEEGAALAAAGQAKLTGRLAVCCGTTGPGANHLVAGLYEARKDHAPVLAISGGVPAAHRGTDYLQENSPELLFRDVAAYSQIITSPDQAPAVFHQAIAQAYAQRGVAHLNIPADVIGAKTSGSVPSLHTLRERTPLSPPAADIQAAADLINAAGSVAIFAGNGCRGAIDEVLALASKLQAPVMHTFRGKDLASYDHPHWIGGVGLIGGAPGTDALHAAEVMLMLGSDYPYSEFLPTKSKVIQIDERGFVLGRRAPVTLGITGSVAPAVQQLLERVEGKTDGAFLQQANAHRERWNAKLDSAAEIKRHHKKIKPQSVARAISDLADDDAAFVVDTGVVTLWCGNWIRQRGGQRILASFNNAAVGTSLGQANGIQALDRERQVVVAVGDGGFTMLLGEFMTSVEHRLPVKVVVFNNREWGLVHLEMEEAGMPAFEGSEFPNPDFAAFARACGGQGFSVRTPEELEGGLQQLLAAPGPAVLDVFIDPDELPVMPHIKMEQIWRFGLAKVRESLIAMKGG, from the coding sequence ATGCCCGCCACCGTTGCAGACATCCTCATCGACACGCTCTACGAGATCGGCGTACGCCAGATCTTCGGCGTGGTCGGTGACGCCTTGAACCCGCTCACCGACGCCATCCGCCGCGACAAGCGCATCGAATGGATAGGCGTACGCCATGAAGAAGGCGCAGCCCTGGCCGCTGCCGGCCAGGCCAAGCTGACCGGCCGGCTGGCGGTCTGCTGCGGCACCACCGGCCCGGGCGCCAATCACCTGGTGGCGGGCTTGTACGAAGCCCGCAAGGACCATGCCCCGGTGCTGGCGATCTCCGGCGGCGTGCCGGCCGCCCATCGCGGCACCGACTATCTGCAGGAGAATTCCCCTGAGCTGCTCTTTCGCGATGTGGCCGCCTACAGCCAGATCATCACCAGCCCGGACCAGGCCCCGGCGGTGTTCCACCAGGCCATCGCCCAGGCCTACGCCCAGCGCGGCGTAGCGCACCTGAACATCCCCGCCGACGTCATCGGCGCCAAGACCTCCGGCAGCGTCCCCAGTCTGCATACCCTGCGCGAGCGCACGCCGCTGTCGCCGCCAGCTGCCGATATCCAGGCCGCGGCCGACCTGATCAATGCGGCAGGGTCGGTGGCCATCTTCGCTGGCAATGGCTGCCGTGGCGCCATCGACGAGGTGCTGGCGCTGGCCAGCAAGTTGCAGGCGCCGGTCATGCATACCTTCCGGGGCAAGGACCTGGCCAGCTACGACCATCCGCACTGGATAGGCGGCGTGGGCCTCATCGGCGGCGCACCCGGCACCGACGCGCTGCATGCCGCCGAAGTGATGCTGATGCTGGGTTCGGACTATCCGTATTCCGAATTCCTGCCCACCAAGTCCAAGGTGATCCAGATCGACGAGCGCGGCTTCGTGCTGGGCCGCCGCGCGCCGGTCACCCTGGGCATCACCGGCTCGGTCGCACCGGCCGTACAGCAACTGCTGGAGCGCGTGGAGGGCAAGACCGACGGCGCTTTCCTGCAGCAGGCCAATGCGCATCGCGAACGCTGGAACGCCAAACTCGACAGCGCCGCCGAGATCAAGCGCCACCACAAGAAGATCAAGCCGCAAAGCGTGGCGCGGGCCATCAGCGATCTGGCCGATGACGATGCCGCCTTTGTGGTCGATACCGGCGTGGTGACGCTGTGGTGCGGCAACTGGATACGCCAGCGTGGCGGCCAGCGCATCCTGGCTTCCTTCAACAATGCGGCGGTCGGCACCTCGCTGGGCCAGGCCAACGGCATCCAGGCGCTGGACCGTGAGCGCCAGGTGGTGGTGGCCGTCGGCGACGGCGGCTTCACCATGTTGCTGGGCGAATTCATGACCAGCGTCGAGCACCGCCTGCCGGTCAAGGTAGTGGTCTTCAACAACCGCGAGTGGGGCCTGGTGCATCTGGAGATGGAAGAAGCGGGCATGCCCGCCTTCGAAGGCTCGGAATTCCCCAACCCCGACTTCGCCGCCTTCGCGCGGGCCTGCGGCGGCCAGGGTTTCAGCGTGCGCACGCCCGAAGAACTCGAGGGAGGCCTGCAGCAGTTGCTGGCCGCGCCCGGGCCGGCGGTCCTGGATGTCTTCATCGATCCGGACGAACTGCCGGTCATGCCGCACATCAAGATGGAACAGATCTGGCGCTTTGGCCTGGCCAAGGTGCGTGAAAGCCTGATCGCCATGAAAGGAGGCTGA
- a CDS encoding Ku protein — MRRALWKGAISFGLINIPVELYTAEKHDELDFTLLDQRDLSPVGYKRYNKKSGREVPWENIIKGYQYEEGKYVLMSDEDLRRANVEATQSIDIQSFVEREQVPILYYEQPYFLAPAKGGDKAYALLRETLLASDKMAIAQIVIRTRQHLAALIPQGDMLQLITLRYPSELRAPDDLPVPTRKSKKAAVTRQEVEMARALVEHMSAQWEPEQFHDTYRDDVLALIQKKIKSRQTHEVAEPDEAAAPASSGAKVVDLMALLKSSLEGRGRSSAKAGDDKAPQEAKEKRGAKVHKLPARKPAANTATKTAATKTAAKSVAKPRTKSKTASTSKASRSAATRRSGSTARRAQA; from the coding sequence ATGCGACGCGCACTTTGGAAAGGAGCGATCAGCTTCGGGCTGATCAATATCCCGGTCGAACTCTACACCGCCGAAAAGCACGATGAGCTGGACTTCACGCTGCTGGACCAGCGCGATCTCTCGCCAGTGGGCTACAAGCGCTACAACAAGAAATCCGGGCGCGAGGTGCCCTGGGAAAACATCATCAAGGGCTACCAGTACGAGGAGGGCAAGTATGTCCTCATGTCCGACGAAGACCTGCGCCGCGCCAACGTGGAGGCGACCCAGAGCATCGACATCCAGAGTTTCGTCGAGCGCGAGCAGGTGCCCATCCTTTATTACGAGCAACCTTATTTCCTGGCCCCGGCCAAGGGGGGCGACAAGGCCTATGCGCTGTTGCGCGAAACCCTGCTGGCCAGCGACAAGATGGCCATTGCCCAGATCGTCATCCGCACCCGCCAGCACTTGGCTGCGCTCATTCCCCAGGGCGACATGCTGCAACTGATCACCTTGCGCTATCCCAGCGAGTTGCGCGCTCCGGATGATCTGCCGGTGCCCACACGCAAGTCCAAGAAGGCGGCAGTCACCCGACAGGAGGTAGAGATGGCGCGGGCGCTGGTGGAGCACATGTCGGCACAATGGGAGCCGGAGCAGTTCCACGATACCTATCGTGACGACGTGCTGGCGCTGATCCAGAAGAAGATCAAGAGTCGCCAGACCCATGAAGTGGCCGAGCCGGACGAAGCCGCCGCACCGGCCAGCAGCGGCGCCAAGGTGGTCGACCTGATGGCCTTGCTCAAGAGCAGCCTGGAAGGGCGCGGCAGGTCTTCTGCCAAGGCGGGGGACGACAAAGCGCCGCAGGAAGCAAAGGAAAAGAGGGGGGCGAAGGTCCACAAGCTTCCTGCCCGCAAGCCCGCTGCAAACACTGCCACTAAAACTGCTGCCACTAAAACGGCTGCCAAAAGCGTCGCCAAGCCCAGGACCAAGAGCAAGACCGCCAGCACCAGCAAGGCCAGCCGCAGTGCTGCCACCCGCCGTAGCGGCAGCACCGCCAGGAGGGCGCAGGCATGA
- the ligD gene encoding DNA ligase D produces the protein MSTGKLDRYRAKRDFTITPEPSGHASRSRAGAQSQSLQFFIQRHHARRLHYDFRLELDGVLKSWAVPKGPSLDPHDKRLAVRVEDHPFDYGSFEGDIPAHQYGAGHVVLWDRGQWRPHGDARAGLAKGHLSFELEGEKLHGRWALVRMGKPAADGKENWLLIKDDDAAAASGEQAAITELRPESVKDLGDQAPLAKARASAKAAPDSTGPMPAQMQAQLATLVDRAPAGEQWLCELKFDGYRGLCRIDHGQAAIYTREGLDWSHRWPILVQALARLPVDEAWIDGEVVALDAQGQISFEALQNLARGDRQQADGIRLALYAFDLLYLNGHDLRDIPLRQRKALLRELIPGSDPEGLLLYSEHIEGHAAEVFRHACQHGMEGIVLKRADAPYTGRRDRYWLKLKCEHRQEFVIAGYTEPAGQRSGFGAILVGVYDEHEQLRYAGRVGTGFDDKLLETLLKQFGPLEQDQPAFANPPTGQQRRGVHWLRPALVAEVRFAQWTSAGILRHGSFVALREDKDPHQIRREGPQPLAEAKADAKAPAAAPARSRGKASDLSAPVTVAGVKLTHPGKILFPDTGLTKLELARYYQSVAPWILPELRQRPLSLVRCPDGHAGKRFFQKHTGQGMPEAIDTIEVPEGEGHAQYMMVNDVAGLVATVQMGVLELHAWGATGAALNHPDRVVFDLDPADDVPWATVVEGAQLVRGLLKEIGLDCFLKTSGGKGLHVMVPIRPEHDWAVVKDWAHRFAAHLARHLPDRFIAKMSKAARNGKIFIDYLRNAPGATTVVAYSVRARDGAPVSVPITWEELEQGKGIKADHFRVSTMPARIRSLEQHDPWAHFGQAPQRLTKAMLAAFDSV, from the coding sequence ATGAGCACCGGCAAGCTCGACCGCTACCGCGCCAAGCGCGATTTCACCATCACGCCCGAACCCTCCGGTCATGCCAGCCGGAGCCGGGCAGGGGCGCAGTCGCAGAGCCTGCAATTCTTCATCCAGCGCCACCATGCGCGCCGGCTGCATTATGACTTTCGGCTCGAGCTCGACGGTGTGCTCAAGAGCTGGGCCGTTCCCAAGGGCCCCAGCCTGGACCCACACGACAAGCGACTGGCCGTGCGGGTCGAGGACCATCCCTTCGACTACGGCAGCTTCGAGGGCGACATCCCCGCGCACCAGTATGGCGCCGGCCATGTGGTCTTGTGGGATCGCGGTCAGTGGCGACCGCACGGCGATGCGCGCGCCGGGCTGGCAAAAGGTCATCTGAGCTTTGAGCTGGAGGGCGAAAAACTGCACGGCCGCTGGGCACTGGTGCGCATGGGCAAGCCCGCCGCCGACGGCAAGGAAAACTGGCTGCTGATCAAGGACGACGACGCCGCTGCGGCCAGCGGCGAGCAAGCGGCCATCACCGAACTGCGCCCCGAGAGCGTCAAGGATCTGGGCGACCAGGCGCCGCTCGCCAAGGCCAGAGCAAGCGCCAAAGCCGCGCCGGACAGCACCGGTCCAATGCCCGCGCAGATGCAGGCGCAACTGGCCACTCTGGTCGATCGCGCTCCCGCAGGCGAGCAATGGCTGTGCGAGCTGAAGTTCGATGGGTATCGCGGCCTGTGCCGCATCGATCACGGCCAAGCCGCCATCTACACCCGGGAAGGCCTGGACTGGAGCCATCGCTGGCCCATCCTGGTGCAGGCGCTGGCGCGCTTGCCGGTCGATGAAGCCTGGATCGATGGCGAGGTCGTGGCGCTGGACGCGCAAGGACAGATCAGCTTCGAAGCCTTGCAGAACCTGGCGCGCGGGGATCGCCAGCAGGCCGATGGCATCCGCCTGGCGCTGTATGCCTTCGATCTGCTGTACCTGAACGGCCACGACCTGCGCGACATTCCCCTGCGTCAGCGCAAGGCGTTGCTGCGTGAACTGATCCCCGGTTCGGACCCAGAGGGACTGCTGCTCTACAGCGAACACATCGAGGGCCATGCCGCCGAAGTGTTCCGCCACGCCTGCCAGCATGGCATGGAAGGGATCGTGCTCAAGCGCGCCGATGCCCCGTACACAGGGCGGCGCGACCGCTACTGGCTCAAGCTCAAGTGCGAGCATCGGCAAGAGTTCGTCATCGCCGGCTATACCGAACCCGCCGGCCAACGCAGCGGCTTTGGGGCCATCCTGGTGGGAGTCTACGATGAGCACGAGCAGTTGCGCTACGCCGGGCGGGTGGGCACCGGTTTCGATGACAAGCTGCTGGAGACGCTGCTCAAGCAGTTCGGCCCGCTGGAGCAGGACCAGCCAGCCTTTGCCAATCCACCTACCGGCCAGCAGCGGCGCGGGGTCCATTGGCTCAGGCCGGCGCTGGTGGCCGAGGTGCGCTTTGCCCAATGGACCAGCGCCGGCATCCTGCGCCATGGCAGCTTCGTGGCCCTGCGCGAAGACAAGGACCCGCACCAGATCCGACGCGAAGGCCCGCAGCCCCTCGCCGAGGCAAAGGCCGATGCCAAGGCGCCGGCCGCTGCGCCCGCGCGCAGCCGTGGCAAGGCCAGCGATCTCTCTGCACCCGTCACCGTGGCCGGGGTGAAGCTGACCCATCCCGGCAAGATCCTCTTTCCCGATACCGGGCTGACCAAGCTGGAACTGGCGCGCTATTACCAGAGCGTGGCGCCGTGGATATTGCCCGAACTCAGGCAACGACCGCTGTCGCTGGTGCGTTGCCCGGACGGACATGCTGGCAAGCGCTTCTTCCAGAAGCACACCGGGCAAGGCATGCCCGAGGCCATCGACACCATCGAGGTGCCGGAAGGCGAGGGCCATGCCCAGTACATGATGGTCAACGATGTGGCCGGCCTGGTCGCCACCGTGCAGATGGGCGTGCTGGAGCTGCATGCCTGGGGCGCGACCGGCGCTGCCCTGAATCACCCCGACCGCGTGGTGTTCGACCTCGATCCTGCTGACGACGTACCCTGGGCCACGGTGGTGGAGGGCGCCCAGCTGGTGCGGGGGCTGTTGAAAGAGATCGGACTGGACTGTTTCCTCAAGACCTCGGGTGGCAAGGGTCTGCATGTGATGGTGCCGATCCGGCCGGAACACGACTGGGCCGTGGTCAAGGATTGGGCGCACCGGTTCGCCGCGCACCTGGCGCGGCACCTGCCGGACCGTTTCATCGCCAAGATGAGCAAGGCCGCTCGTAACGGCAAGATCTTTATCGACTATCTGCGCAATGCGCCCGGCGCGACCACGGTGGTGGCCTATTCGGTGCGCGCCCGCGATGGTGCGCCGGTGTCGGTGCCAATCACCTGGGAAGAGCTGGAACAGGGCAAGGGCATCAAGGCCGATCATTTCCGGGTGTCCACCATGCCGGCGCGCATCCGCAGCCTGGAGCAGCACGATCCTTGGGCCCACTTCGGGCAGGCTCCGCAGCGCCTCACCAAGGCCATGCTGGCGGCCTTTGACAGCGTCTGA
- a CDS encoding nucleotide excision repair endonuclease, with protein sequence MNNKKEMAPAMNTISHRPSLTQLFTRPMMPALMPAGAAAQPRKLPAALVERLLVQEGEHGLPALPSFPPRGLPLATFNAPQPAAHRAATFSYPLHIDRASIEALPSACGVYILRGEGDQALYVGRSVNLRSRVLAHLHHAEDQFLIGRTRRIECLRTAGELGAALLENSLLRDLRPAHNKKQRAKRGLFTLRLDEQGQPLVAQVADHEFNRAGKLFGLYTSERAAQEALHKLVEHHGLCSIATGLEQGEGPGMACFGRQIRRCRGACTGEESHEQHQSRLLQALEDLRILPWPYAGPMGIVEQGDGWQQIHVIDQWRYLGSLDRQQRRLPARPAASLKGFDLDTYKLVIQPYLLGQLELRPLPGLPLAYP encoded by the coding sequence ATGAACAACAAGAAGGAAATGGCCCCAGCCATGAACACCATCAGCCACCGTCCCTCGCTGACCCAGCTTTTCACCCGCCCCATGATGCCGGCGCTGATGCCGGCCGGTGCCGCCGCGCAGCCGCGCAAGCTGCCAGCCGCGCTGGTGGAGCGCTTGCTGGTGCAGGAGGGCGAGCATGGCCTGCCTGCGCTTCCTTCATTCCCTCCACGCGGCCTACCCCTGGCCACCTTCAACGCACCCCAGCCGGCTGCGCACCGGGCGGCGACCTTCAGCTATCCGCTGCATATCGACCGCGCCAGCATCGAGGCCCTGCCCAGCGCCTGCGGCGTCTACATCCTGCGCGGCGAGGGCGACCAGGCGCTCTACGTGGGCCGCAGCGTGAACCTGCGCAGCCGTGTGCTGGCGCATCTGCACCATGCCGAAGACCAGTTCCTGATCGGCCGCACCCGCCGTATCGAATGCCTGCGCACGGCCGGCGAGCTGGGCGCAGCCCTGCTGGAAAACAGCCTGCTGCGCGATCTGCGTCCGGCCCACAACAAGAAACAGCGCGCCAAGCGCGGCCTGTTCACCTTGCGCCTGGATGAACAGGGCCAGCCGTTGGTGGCGCAGGTGGCCGACCACGAATTCAACCGCGCCGGCAAGCTCTTCGGCCTCTACACCAGCGAGCGCGCCGCCCAGGAGGCCTTGCACAAGCTGGTCGAGCATCATGGCCTGTGCAGCATCGCTACCGGGCTGGAACAGGGCGAAGGCCCGGGCATGGCCTGCTTCGGCCGGCAGATCCGCCGTTGCCGCGGCGCCTGCACCGGCGAAGAGTCGCACGAACAGCACCAGTCCCGCCTGCTGCAGGCGCTGGAAGACTTGCGCATCCTGCCTTGGCCCTATGCCGGCCCCATGGGCATCGTCGAGCAGGGCGACGGCTGGCAGCAGATCCATGTGATCGACCAGTGGCGCTACCTGGGTTCGCTGGATCGCCAGCAGCGACGTTTGCCGGCCCGCCCGGCAGCCAGCCTCAAGGGCTTCGACCTGGACACCTACAAGCTGGTGATCCAGCCCTACCTGCTGGGCCAGCTGGAGCTGCGTCCACTGCCGGGCTTGCCATTGGCCTATCCCTGA
- a CDS encoding alpha/beta hydrolase family protein, which produces MTLRLLLTVGFTLFFSQQAFSAEKASPFHAGVARIAVTDKLPFEAVAWYPSKTPETPWQAGPYTIEATRNAAVADAVFPVVVLSHGHGGMPFGHRELATRLAREGYVVIAPIHVGDSAGNLDGYRQGRSLIDRPRQANAALHAAFSDSRLGAHMDPARVGAIGFSAGGYTALVMAGAVPDFALAGRYCARHPQDSSSCGDGRNTSSSPASAGEPFQPDYSVKAVVVMDPLAIPFDAAALASVTMPVLLYRPSDTSFLPAEPNALAVAAGLPTRPTEVIVPGRHFVFLDPCPAAFASQEALLCKDAPEVDRIAIHRRLEDEITGFLHKHL; this is translated from the coding sequence ATGACGCTGCGCCTGCTGCTCACGGTGGGTTTCACGCTGTTCTTCTCCCAGCAGGCGTTCTCGGCCGAAAAGGCCTCGCCCTTTCATGCCGGCGTCGCGCGGATTGCGGTAACGGACAAGCTCCCCTTTGAGGCAGTGGCCTGGTACCCCAGCAAGACGCCGGAAACACCATGGCAGGCCGGTCCCTACACCATAGAAGCGACGCGCAATGCGGCCGTCGCCGACGCCGTCTTTCCGGTGGTGGTACTTTCCCACGGCCACGGCGGCATGCCTTTTGGTCATCGGGAACTGGCCACGCGGCTCGCGCGCGAAGGCTATGTCGTGATCGCCCCGATTCACGTGGGCGATTCCGCTGGCAATCTCGACGGCTATCGGCAGGGACGCTCATTGATCGATCGCCCCAGGCAAGCCAACGCCGCACTACATGCCGCATTTTCCGACAGCCGCTTGGGGGCGCATATGGACCCGGCCCGGGTCGGTGCAATCGGCTTTTCTGCCGGGGGCTATACGGCCCTGGTCATGGCGGGCGCCGTTCCGGACTTTGCGCTGGCTGGCAGGTACTGCGCCCGGCATCCTCAAGACAGCTCTTCTTGTGGCGATGGCCGAAACACGTCCTCCTCACCTGCCTCGGCGGGCGAACCGTTCCAGCCCGACTATTCCGTCAAGGCTGTGGTCGTGATGGATCCGCTGGCCATTCCTTTCGATGCCGCCGCCCTGGCGTCGGTCACGATGCCAGTCTTGCTTTATCGTCCCTCGGACACGAGCTTTTTGCCCGCCGAACCGAATGCGCTGGCAGTGGCGGCCGGCCTTCCCACCCGTCCAACAGAAGTCATCGTACCGGGACGGCATTTTGTCTTCCTTGATCCTTGCCCTGCGGCATTCGCCTCGCAGGAAGCATTGCTGTGCAAGGATGCGCCGGAAGTCGACCGCATTGCGATTCATCGACGGCTGGAAGATGAAATTACCGGATTCCTGCACAAGCATCTGTAG
- a CDS encoding transporter substrate-binding domain-containing protein produces the protein MSPRKTMLAVVLGLAAMQGGLARADALADIQKNGVVRIGVPQDFAPFGSVNTDLQLQGLDIDVARLIAQKMGVKLQLVPVASANRIAYLQTHKADLVISTLGRNAEREKVIDFSQPYAPYNNSVFGVASVKVSGPADLADKTVGVARGTFQDLQLTDTAPKSATIKRYEDNNAMISAYVSGQVQLVGTGDFVAYALAEKAPNNKPVLKYIIQESACNVGLNKGEPALLAKVNEALTAAKKSGELNGIVQKWLNVPLPAKMAATLQ, from the coding sequence ATGAGCCCCAGGAAGACGATGCTGGCCGTAGTGCTCGGACTGGCTGCCATGCAGGGTGGCCTGGCCCGGGCCGACGCCCTGGCCGATATCCAGAAGAACGGCGTGGTGCGCATTGGCGTGCCGCAGGATTTTGCCCCCTTCGGCTCGGTCAACACCGACCTGCAACTGCAAGGACTGGACATCGACGTGGCCCGGCTGATCGCGCAGAAGATGGGCGTGAAGCTGCAGCTGGTGCCGGTGGCCAGCGCCAACCGCATCGCCTACCTGCAGACGCACAAGGCCGACCTGGTCATCTCCACCCTGGGCCGCAACGCCGAGCGTGAAAAGGTGATCGACTTCTCGCAACCCTATGCGCCCTACAACAACAGCGTCTTCGGCGTGGCCAGCGTCAAGGTCAGCGGCCCGGCCGACCTGGCCGACAAGACCGTGGGCGTGGCGCGCGGCACCTTCCAGGATCTGCAACTGACCGACACCGCACCCAAGAGCGCCACCATCAAGCGCTACGAAGACAACAACGCCATGATCTCCGCCTATGTCTCCGGCCAGGTGCAGTTGGTGGGCACGGGCGACTTCGTAGCCTATGCGCTGGCCGAGAAGGCCCCCAACAACAAGCCGGTGCTGAAGTACATCATCCAGGAATCGGCCTGCAACGTCGGCCTGAACAAGGGTGAACCGGCCTTGCTGGCCAAGGTCAATGAGGCGCTGACGGCGGCCAAGAAGAGTGGCGAACTCAATGGCATCGTGCAGAAGTGGCTCAACGTGCCGTTGCCGGCCAAGATGGCGGCGACACTCCAGTAA
- the pdeM gene encoding ligase-associated DNA damage response endonuclease PdeM, with protein MSDFPSFDADGVQLSMLPERALLWREQAMLILADVHFGKAAAFRAGGIPVPHGTTQANLARIDALVARHGVQRIVFLGDFLHARSGRAPHTLATLAQWRARHAALELTLVRGNHDSHAGDPPPELDMQVVDEPWRLGPLAFCHHPQTVAGAFALVGHLHPVYRLAAAGDALRLPCFVVDGRWAMLPAFGEFTGGYRVTPAPGQRLYLAADDCVLPLPD; from the coding sequence ATGAGCGACTTCCCCAGCTTCGACGCCGACGGCGTGCAACTGAGCATGCTGCCCGAACGGGCGCTGTTGTGGCGCGAGCAGGCCATGCTGATCCTGGCCGACGTCCATTTCGGCAAGGCCGCCGCCTTCCGCGCCGGCGGCATCCCCGTCCCGCACGGCACCACGCAGGCCAACCTGGCGCGCATCGATGCGCTGGTGGCGCGTCATGGGGTGCAACGGATCGTCTTCCTGGGCGACTTCCTGCATGCCCGCAGTGGACGCGCACCCCATACGCTGGCCACCTTGGCGCAATGGCGCGCACGCCATGCAGCGTTGGAGCTGACCCTGGTGCGCGGCAACCACGATAGCCATGCCGGCGATCCACCACCCGAGCTGGACATGCAGGTGGTCGACGAACCCTGGCGGCTTGGTCCGCTGGCCTTCTGCCACCATCCCCAGACGGTAGCCGGGGCATTCGCCCTGGTCGGCCATCTGCACCCGGTGTACCGGCTGGCGGCGGCTGGCGATGCACTGCGCCTGCCCTGCTTCGTGGTCGATGGCCGCTGGGCCATGCTGCCCGCCTTCGGCGAGTTCACCGGCGGTTACCGCGTGACCCCGGCCCCGGGCCAGCGGCTCTACCTGGCCGCCGATGACTGCGTGTTGCCCTTGCCTGACTGA